A single genomic interval of Lathyrus oleraceus cultivar Zhongwan6 chromosome 7, CAAS_Psat_ZW6_1.0, whole genome shotgun sequence harbors:
- the LOC127102651 gene encoding uncharacterized protein LOC127102651 codes for MTYTQLLPYLIQNGTVVPRALPPMPKPHKPWYDENARCAFHANSEGHTTENCKVFKLRVQELIDQKILSFADVPNVGNNHLPKHDSSSVNAIESSTDDGLIKDVFKLKTLLTVVHARLMESELMNGVHDSCVVCSSNPDQCGEFKIYLQRLMDQRVFQFTRAKIDEGVDVIMHVFDQERLPKPFVVPYQRNVDLEPVKKIEPMVIHVPAPFSFDSTKVVPWNYEPVVYVGNKPVILKDPDVTNIAGASGVTRSGRVFAPEVIPNKESAPTVEPTNGKEVNPPKAGEGSSKKAVTVEEDREFLKIIKKKDISVIQFDNVVANLNASSYLMFIDDDLPPNGREHNMALHISIQCTNVTLARVLVDTGSSLNVLPKTTLAQLNIEGV; via the exons ATGACTTACACTCAATTGCTACCGTATCTGATTCAGAATGGGACTGTCGTGCCAAGGGCATTACCTCCAATGCCGAAGCCGCATAAGCCTTggtatgatgagaatgctagatGTGCCTTTCATGCTAATTCAGAGGGTCATACAACAGAGAATTGCAAGGTGTTCAAGCTTCGGGTCCAAGAGTTGATAGATCAGAAAATTTTGTCTTTTGCTGATGTTCCAAATGTGGGGAACAATCATTTGCCTAAACATGATAGTTCAAGTGTTAATGCTATAGAAAGTTCAACTGATGATGGATTGATAAAGGATGTGTTCAAGTTGAAGACTCTTTTAACAGTGGTCCATGCTAGATTGATGGAATCAGAATTGATGAATGGAGTACATGATAGTTGTGTGGTATGTTCGTCCAACCCTGATCAGTGTGGTGAATTCAAAATTTATCTTCAACGTTTGATGGATCAGCGGGTTTTTCAGTTCACTAGAGCAAAGATTGATGAGGGCGTTGATGTGATTATGCATGTGTTTGATCAAGAGAGGCTTCCCAAGCCTTTTGTGGTCCCTTATCAGAGAAATGTTGACCTAGAGCCAGTGAAGAAGATTGAGCCCATGGTTATCCATGTTCCCGCTCCATTCTCATTTGACAGTACCAAAGTCGTGCCTTGGAACTATGAGCCTGTAGTTTATGTGGGTAACAAACCAGTAATCTTGAAAGACCCAGATGTGACTAACATCGCTGGAGCTAGTGGTGTGACTCGAAGTGGAAGGGTTTTCGCTCCTGAAGTGATCCCAAACAAAGAAAGTGCACCAACAGTTGAACCAACAAATGGGAAAGAGGTGAATCCTCCAAAAGCAGGAGAAGGCTCATCTAAGAAAGCAGTGACTGTTGAAGAGGATAGAGAATTCTTGaagatcatcaagaaga AAGATATCAGTGTTATTCAGTTTGATAATGTGGTTGCTAATCTCAATGCTAGTAGTTATTTGATGTTCATTGATGATGATTTACCCCCTAATGGGCGAGAACATAATATGGCGCTTCATATCTCCATTCAGTGTACAAATGTCACTTTGGCTCGAGTACTGGTAGATACAGGTTCATCCTTGAACGTGTTACCTAAGACTACCCTGGCACAATTGAATATTGAAGGGGTGTAG